The region AATGCTTGACCGTCCGCGGAATGAAGAAATCATGAACAAAGTGCGGGCAGCAGGAGCACGATTACGCCTGATCACCGACGGAGATCTTGCTGTTGCGATAGCAACCTGCATGGATGAAAGTCCGATCGATATGCTCCTCGGGTCAGGAGGAAGCGCCGAGTCCGTTCTTGCCGCTTCAGCTCTGAAAATTCTCGGAGGGGAAATCCAGGTGAGACTAATGCCCCGGAATGATGCAGACCGTGAAGAAATGACTAAGATGGGTCTTGATGACAAAACGATTTACACAACGGAAGATCTGGCAAAAGGAGACAACCTGACTTTTACAGCAACCGGTGTCATTGAAGGCCCGCTTCTACCCGGAATTGTCTTTAATCCTCACTCTATCATCACACATTCAGTCGTGATGAGAAGTGTCTCAAAGACAGTCAGATATCTGACAACGTATCACCACGAGGACTAAGTCAACTTTTCAACTCGGCAACGTCACGAAGAATTTCAGAAGCGTGCTCTGCCGGTTTGACTTTTTCGTATACTTTCCTGATCATCCCCTCAGGATCGATCAGATAACTGATACGAAGAACTCCTTCAAATGATTTCCCCATAAATTTCTTTTCTCCCCACGCTTCATACTCCTGTATCGTTTTCTTTGATTCATCTGAAAGCAGCAGAAAAGGAAGATCATACTTTCCGATAAATGCAGCGTGAGACCTGGGTGAATCTTTTGAGATCCCGACCACAGATATATGTTCCTTTTCGAAAACATTGTATGCGTCCCGGAATCCGCAGGCTTCTTTCGTACAGCCCGGAGTATCGTCTTTCGGATAAAAATACAGGACATACCAGCGGCCGCTGAATTCCTCATTTGTATGAATGGTGCCTTTCTCATCAGGCAAAGAAAACGCCGGAGCCTTTGTGTTAGTTGCAAGTGCCATAATCGATATTTTGTAACTGATAACGATTTAGTATTAATTCTTACCGGGATTTTTTGAAATTTTTATCCCAGATTCATTCACCGCAAAGATAACGGATACATCATTGTAATTCAATACTAACGAAAGGAGGTGAAAACTATGAAAGATTATCAAGAATACACAAAAAGAAACGGAATGGATCCTATGATAGCGGGTGCATTTACGTTAGCAGGTCTTGCGATCGGGACGGCCGCAACTCTCTATCTTTCCAAAAAAGAAAACAGAGATAAAGCTCAGCAGAAAATTGCAGACTTGAAACATAAAGCTCAGGAGGCCTTCAGTCACATGAAAGCAAAAGGAGAAAAAGAGGCAGATGAGATGAAAACAAAAAGCCGTTCATTTGCGGCATAACACTTTAAATTCATAGCACATAACCGAGGCAATACGTCTCGGTTGTGTTGCTTCCCTTACGAACTCTTTACATCGTTCTGAGAGAATACCCTATGCAGGACTCCATGCAACCTTTTGACTGGTATCGTATATTTATCGGAGACTTATCTCTTCTTTTCACACTTGAAATAGTGTTCCGTACAGCATTTATGTATCTGTTTACGGTACTCATGGCCAGGCTTATCGGCAAGCGGGGAATGGCTCAGATTACTCCTTTTGAATTTATTGTCGTGATTGTACTCGGCTCTGCTACCGGTGATCCCATGCTGTACCCGAATGTTCCGCTCATTCACGGCATGGCTATTGTTACGACAATAGTTGTTCTGGAACAAGGGTATGCATATATTTCACAAAAAAGTGAAAAGATTGAGGAGTACGTAGAGAGCAGTCCGACGCTTATCATTAAAAAAGGACAAATTCTGAAGGGAACTCTTGAAGAAGTATCTTTTTCAAAAGAGAATCTTATGATGCAGCTTCGTCAACAGGGCATCACCGATCTCGGATATGTGAAAGAGGCCTACCTTGAACCTTCGGGAAAACTCAGTGTTTTTAAATATAAAAAAGCTCCGAAGCTCGTAAGAAAAACTAAACCGCAGCATACTAACGGATAACTTCAATTACCGTATCAATAAAACCGGGAGAGGTGACGGTTTTAAGTCCGTTCTTTTCAACCGACGGAAGCATGCTTTTACCGATTATCTTGTCTTTTCTCATCCAATATACATCTAAATCTTCAAAGGTATTTCTGTTCCAGAAAACTTGCGGCTGAGGAGTTTTGAAATAAAAAATCATACCGTCAAAATCAGCCGGTTTACGGACATACATCAAACCCTGCTGCCAGCGTTCCGGTGTATCCGCAACAACAAGGCGTAGTTCTCTTCCGTCCACTTCTTTCGTAATTACCTCATAGTCGTCCCACAATGCCCTGCCGTCTTTTTGAGCCTTGAAATTCTGTGCATAGAACCGGTATACGGCAACCATCAGTAAAACGATTGCAGCCGCAAGGGCAATCTTAATAACAATTTGCATATCATATAATAACAGTTTATAGACAACGCTATCTTTTATATTTATACTGTTGAAATGCCATCAGAAAAAAAAATTCATAAAAAACTTACCCAAAAACTTGCTGCCCGGAAATTACCCCCGTCAGACAAGCGCCTTTATGCAGAAACTTTCATTTACAGTTTGATTGTCTTAGCAGTCATTACGGCATATTATTTTGTGACACGACCGGAGTATGATATGCGGACTTTTAATCGCGGTATTGCCGACTTGTCATTTTTACTGATGGGTATTTCACTGATTTTGAGCAGTGTCTGTTATTTCTGGAACTTTGCTGATCATTTCATTATTTATCGTAAACATTTGGGACTCATCGGTTTCGGATATATGATCCTGCATATCGTTATTTCACTCTTCTACTCAGCATATCAGCCGTTTTTGTTGTATTACCTGAAAGACAGTCAGATTGTTTCGTTTAGTGCAGCACTTACTGCAACCGGTATTTTTACTTTAATGGCGGTTATTTCCAATCGTTTTTCGATTCAGAAAATCGGGCCGCATCGGTGGAGACTTATCATGAGGGTAGGATATATCGCATATGTCATGGCACTTATTCACTTTGCCTTGCGCGGATGGCCGTACTGGATGTTATGGCTTTCAGGGAAAAGCACATCACTATTCCCCTCATTTGGGCTTCTCGTATTTGTCTTCGGGTGCATTGTTGTATTGATGAGGATCGTGCTTTTTGCCGCGACAATCAATAAAAAGGAGTAACGATCATTCTTTTCCGGCTCCGATCACAGGCTTGATGACAGTCATAAGAAGAAGAACTACGAATGCGATGACCGCAAACATCCCGAACTGTGCCGGCGAAACGGAACTCACATAAAAGACCTTTTGCAAAGCAGGAATTGAGACAATGCTGAATTGTGTAACAAAAGGAAGTGCAAAGGCCAGGAAAAAGATCGGAGAAAGAAGTTTGCCGAAATGAGTGAAGAGGTTTCTTTTGGAAAGCCATACATCGGCCAGAATAAATGACTGGATCAGTGCAAGTACACTGAATGCTGCCGTATTCGCAAGCATTCTGTTGACGTCATAGAACCAGAAGAATGTCACGAGAACAATGGTCGAAGCTACAGCGCCTACGGCAAAAATGTACCACAGGTCGATTCCGTCAAGAAGCTTCAGTTTTTTCTCAGGTTTCCGTTTCATCACATGCGGATCACGCGGCGAGAAAGCAAGCGCCAAAGCCGGTATTCCGTCGGTCACCAGATTGATGTACAAAAACTGGATCGGATAAAAAATATGAGGAAATCCAAGCAACAGCCCGACTATAAGAGACAGTGCCTCAGTCACATTGCAGGAAAGCAGATACGTGATCGCATTACGCAGATTTTTAATGATATTTCTTCCTGACTCGATCGCATCAACAATAGTTGCGAAGTTGTCATCGGTGATGACCATATCTGCCGTTTCACGTGCGACATCGGTCCCGACTTTCCCCATTGCGACCCCGACATCGGCTTGTTTGAGCGCAATAGCATCGTTTACACCGTCTCCCGTGACGGCGACAATCTCACCGCACTTCTGATAAAGCGAAACGATCTGATGTTTATGAAACGGTGTAACACGTGCAAATACCCGCACTTCCGGAAGAATTTTGAGCAGATCTTCATCTATCATATGATCAAGCTGCTTACCCGTCAGAACTCTGTGATCTTTTTCCATGAGGCCTGATTCCAGCGCGATTGCTGCTGCCGTTTTTTCATTGTCACCGGTGACCATAACGACCTGGATGCCCGCACTGTGAGCGCGCTTGATCGCATCAACAATTTCCGGACGCGGAGCATCATAGATTGCAGTCATGCCGATAAAAATCTGCTTTTCGATTTTTTCCCCGTTGCCTTCCTTGTATGAAAATGCCAGCACCCGTAACCCCTGTTCTGCCCAGGTTTCGAGTACCTCCGAAATCTCTTCCTTCATCTGTTTTGTGAGAGATACGATTGTATTATTTACAAGGATATGTTCACAAAGCTCCAGTATAGATTCCGGGGCCCCTTTGCTGAGAGTATAAGATTCATCTTTTTGCGAGACTTTCACCGTCATTCTTTTACTGACACTGTCAAACGGGATCTCTTCAACCAGCTTCCAGGTATCCCTGATTGCTTCAGGAATACTTTCCGATTCCTGCGCAAGATACAGGAGTGCACCTTCAGTCGGATCACCGACCATATGGAATCCCTCACCGTTTTCCTTCGGCGTCAGCTTTGCAGTTGAGCAAAGCACGGAATTGAGAATAAGTTTTCTAAAGGCCTCTGATTTTTTGTTCTGATGGGTGTCTTTCTGGATTTTTCCGTCAAAATAGAGCTCCTTGACACGCATTTTGTTTGTAGTGAGTGTCCCTGTTTTATCGGTCGCAATCAGAGTGATACTGCCCAATGCCTCAACCGCAGTCAATTTACGGACAATTGCTTTGCGTTTTGCCATTTCTTTCACACCGATTGAAAGGGTGATAGTCATGACGGCCGGAAGCCCTTCCGGAACTACCGCGACCGCAAGTGAGATTGCCAAAAGGAATGCGGCAAAGTATGCCGATCCCTGGAATGTTGCAAGGAAAAATACGACAAGAGAAGCGACAATCCCGATGATACCGATGACTTTTGTTACCGATTCCAGTTTGGTCTGAAGGGGACTTTTTGCTTCTTCGATATTTGCAAGCTTACTGGCAATTTTACCG is a window of Candidatus Roizmanbacteria bacterium DNA encoding:
- the bcp gene encoding thioredoxin-dependent thiol peroxidase, which produces MALATNTKAPAFSLPDEKGTIHTNEEFSGRWYVLYFYPKDDTPGCTKEACGFRDAYNVFEKEHISVVGISKDSPRSHAAFIGKYDLPFLLLSDESKKTIQEYEAWGEKKFMGKSFEGVLRISYLIDPEGMIRKVYEKVKPAEHASEILRDVAELKS
- a CDS encoding YtxH domain-containing protein; protein product: MKDYQEYTKRNGMDPMIAGAFTLAGLAIGTAATLYLSKKENRDKAQQKIADLKHKAQEAFSHMKAKGEKEADEMKTKSRSFAA
- a CDS encoding DUF421 domain-containing protein, whose amino-acid sequence is MQPFDWYRIFIGDLSLLFTLEIVFRTAFMYLFTVLMARLIGKRGMAQITPFEFIVVIVLGSATGDPMLYPNVPLIHGMAIVTTIVVLEQGYAYISQKSEKIEEYVESSPTLIIKKGQILKGTLEEVSFSKENLMMQLRQQGITDLGYVKEAYLEPSGKLSVFKYKKAPKLVRKTKPQHTNG
- a CDS encoding DUF192 domain-containing protein produces the protein MQIVIKIALAAAIVLLMVAVYRFYAQNFKAQKDGRALWDDYEVITKEVDGRELRLVVADTPERWQQGLMYVRKPADFDGMIFYFKTPQPQVFWNRNTFEDLDVYWMRKDKIIGKSMLPSVEKNGLKTVTSPGFIDTVIEVIR
- a CDS encoding ferric reductase-like transmembrane domain-containing protein, giving the protein MPSEKKIHKKLTQKLAARKLPPSDKRLYAETFIYSLIVLAVITAYYFVTRPEYDMRTFNRGIADLSFLLMGISLILSSVCYFWNFADHFIIYRKHLGLIGFGYMILHIVISLFYSAYQPFLLYYLKDSQIVSFSAALTATGIFTLMAVISNRFSIQKIGPHRWRLIMRVGYIAYVMALIHFALRGWPYWMLWLSGKSTSLFPSFGLLVFVFGCIVVLMRIVLFAATINKKE
- a CDS encoding cation-translocating P-type ATPase yields the protein MRGLTTERAEELLKIHGQNVIEEQKKENFFVILYQQLNNFLTVLLFVAALLSFFIGEPIDGALILAIVILNALFGVYQEYKANEALAALKEMTVTKIRVIRDGREIEIDSHLLVPGDFIFIEEGVKVPADGIIRESVNLEVNEAALTGESMGVSKKVKDEAFMGTIVTRGRGYSEVTATGMQTHFGKIASKLANIEEAKSPLQTKLESVTKVIGIIGIVASLVVFFLATFQGSAYFAAFLLAISLAVAVVPEGLPAVMTITLSIGVKEMAKRKAIVRKLTAVEALGSITLIATDKTGTLTTNKMRVKELYFDGKIQKDTHQNKKSEAFRKLILNSVLCSTAKLTPKENGEGFHMVGDPTEGALLYLAQESESIPEAIRDTWKLVEEIPFDSVSKRMTVKVSQKDESYTLSKGAPESILELCEHILVNNTIVSLTKQMKEEISEVLETWAEQGLRVLAFSYKEGNGEKIEKQIFIGMTAIYDAPRPEIVDAIKRAHSAGIQVVMVTGDNEKTAAAIALESGLMEKDHRVLTGKQLDHMIDEDLLKILPEVRVFARVTPFHKHQIVSLYQKCGEIVAVTGDGVNDAIALKQADVGVAMGKVGTDVARETADMVITDDNFATIVDAIESGRNIIKNLRNAITYLLSCNVTEALSLIVGLLLGFPHIFYPIQFLYINLVTDGIPALALAFSPRDPHVMKRKPEKKLKLLDGIDLWYIFAVGAVASTIVLVTFFWFYDVNRMLANTAAFSVLALIQSFILADVWLSKRNLFTHFGKLLSPIFFLAFALPFVTQFSIVSIPALQKVFYVSSVSPAQFGMFAVIAFVVLLLMTVIKPVIGAGKE